A genomic window from Diospyros lotus cultivar Yz01 chromosome 2, ASM1463336v1, whole genome shotgun sequence includes:
- the LOC127794802 gene encoding uncharacterized protein LOC127794802 encodes MIEKILTIKAQMKTIQAKQKSYVDKRRRDLEFDVGNHVWLMVMPMNGVCRFGVSGKLSPHYIGLFEILERVEILAYKLALPPQLSVVHNVFHVSMLRKYVLDPQHIIDYHTIEVRDDVSYEEMPVSILERREKVLRNRTIPFVKVQW; translated from the coding sequence ATGATAGAAAAGATTCTAACTATAAAAGCTCAAATGAAAACAATTCAAGCTAAACAAAAGAGTTATGTTGACAAGAGACGACGTGACTTGGAATTTGATGTGGGCAATCATGTATGGTTGATGGTAATGCCCATGAATGGCGTGTGTCGATTTGGAGTTtcggggaagcttagtcctcaTTATATTGGACTGTTTGAAATTTTAGAGCGAGTTGAGATTTTAGCATATAAGTTGGCTTTGCCACCTCAATTATCCGTTGTTCACAACGTCTTCCACGTGTctatgttgaggaagtatgtattGGATCCCCAACATATTATCGATTATCATACCATAGAAGTCAGAGATGATGTTTCTTATGAGGAAATGCCAGTTAGTATACTGGAGCGGAGGGAGAAAGTATTGAGAAATAGGACGATCCCGTTTGTGAAAGTCCAGTGGTAA
- the LOC127794803 gene encoding uncharacterized protein LOC127794803 produces the protein MGKNQEEYCRYHQTREHSTDHCRELKNQIEMLIREGHLQRYVRNEREEGREPRQREDKCDGHERQNPRQQERGRDRRQDPHLDNEPTQQAIHVISRRETLGGDTSASRKTYARQAYQVNSVMEVRDDEEPITFVPADRGDIILPHDDPMVISAVVAKHPISRILVDNGNYVNLIYRNCFEQMHLSPDRLRKVSLPLYSFTGEAVPVIGSIQLPIMLGADPQIVTRQANFMVVKTSSVAYNMILGRPLLNDLRAMVSSCYLLMNFPTPTKVGQVRGDQKKARTCYMSSTKGKRTEETLSIAEKAIHKSLEERVTRKP, from the coding sequence atgggaaaaaatcaaGAGGAGTATTGTAGATACCATCAGACTCGGGAACATTCCACAGATCATtgtagagaattgaagaatcagatCGAAATGCTCATTCGAGAGGGGCACCTACAAAGATATGTGAGAAATGAAAGAGAAGAAGGCCGGGAACCCCGACAAAGGGAAGACAAGTGTGATGGGCATGAAAGACAAAACCCAAGGcagcaagagagaggaagagatcgtAGGCAAGATCCTCATTTAGACAATGAGCCAACTCAACAagccattcacgttatttcaagaagggaaaccctaggtggggacacatCAGCCTCCCGAAAGACATATGCCCGTCAAGCCTACCAAGTTAATTCAGTGATGGAagttagagatgatgaagagccaattACATTTGTTCCTGCCGatcgaggtgatataatacttccgcatgatgatccaatggttaTTTCAGCAGTCGTGGCCaaacaccccatcagtagaattctGGTAGACAATGGCAATTATGTCAATTTGATTTACCGGAATTGTTTTGAGCAGATGCATTTATCTCCTGATCGATTAAGAAAAGTGTCCTTACCCCTGTACAGCTTCACTGGGGAAGCAGTCCCAGTTATAGGATCTATTCAGTTACCCATCATGTTGGGTGCGGACCCCCAAATCGTGACTCGACAAGcgaattttatggtggttaaaacctcctCGGTGGCATACAACATGATTTTGGGCCGCCCACTACTCAATGATCTGAGGGCCATGGTGTCCTCATGCTACTTATTGATGAACTTCCCTACGCCCACCAAAGTTGGACAGGTTCGAGGAGACCAAAAGAAGGCACGAACCTGTTATATGTCATCtacaaaaggaaagagaacTGAGGAAACCTTATCTATTGCAGAGAAGGCTATACATAAATCCTTAGAAGAAAGAGTCACTCGCAAACCTTAA